DNA from Triticum aestivum cultivar Chinese Spring chromosome 7D, IWGSC CS RefSeq v2.1, whole genome shotgun sequence:
gtaaaaCGAAAACACAAATGCCCAGCTAAGTGTCTGCTATAATCTTTTAACCTAATGTTCATTGATAATTTGATGTACAAGCACAACAAACAATTTCAATTTAAACATGCATCGTTCAGTTATCTACTTTGTGCTTGTTCACATCCTAAATGGTTTCCACCTTCAGAAAACACAACAAATTTCTACAGCAACATACGCTTCGTGCTGAATCAACGACTCCAACACAAACCATTTCACAGTAACATAGCCTAAGCCGAAGTGGTAAATTTGGCATACAGCGACTACGAATCACAAGTTAATAATACTAAAAAACGCCACAGACCTCCAGATACTACAGCAGGCCATGAACCACGGTGAACTTTGAAAGTTGAAACTACAACATGCGTAACAATCGGGATCTAGAACCGGGTCAAATCAACTGCACGAAGCAATCAAGACATGAGGCACTTGCAACATCCACTGCATAGAAGTCTGGCAGAAGCGGTCGATACCTTGAGGCCAATGTAGCGGTCGCTATGGGCCCTCTTGAAGTGCTTGACCCTCTTCTTCACGATCTTCCTGGTCAGAAGCGGCACCGCCATCTCTGATCTGTCGGGCAAAACCAGCAGAAGGAGTTTGAATCAGACGACGAGGATAAAATCACCCGGGAAAACGAGGTGCGAGCTCGTCTGCGAGCTTGCTTGCTACCTTAGGGAGCGAACGACCCTAACCCTAACACAGAGAGAGGTGCaagaagagcggcggcggggctggaATTGCAAGGCGACGCAGTCTTTATACCCTCCACAAACCCTAGTTACATGGGCTCGAATGGGCCAGTGCGGTCTAGCCCGAAAAATAGAAAGTTAAGCCCGGTACATTGCAATAACTTGCCCAGTTGCAGAATGGGCCTCCGTTTCTAAGCCCAGCTCCACCGTTAGCTCCCGAATCTCGGTGTGGCCGCGGCGCCGAGGGGAGGCGAGAAATGTCGTCCTCCGTCTCCGCCGCCGTTCTCCGCCGCCTCGGCGACCGGCTCGGCCTCCGCCGACTCGCGACGCTCCCCGACTACGCGGCCGGCGCCGAGGAGCTTCCGCAGCACCCCACCTCCAAGGACGCCTACTTCGCGGCGGTCAACCACCTCTCCACCATCGTACGGCGCGACTTCTACCTGGAGCGCACCCTGAACCGCCTCCGCCTGCCGTCCCCCTTCCCGCCGGACCTCGCGCTCCGCGTCATCCGCGCCGCTGCCCCCTCCGAGCCCCTCCACGCCGCCCGCTTCCTAGCGTGGCTCCGGGCGAAGCCCAATTTCTCCCCCTCCGCCGATCACTTCGACGCGCTGCTCCTCCCGCTCGCCCGCGCGCGCCTCTTCACCCACCTCTGGACCCAGGCCTCCGACATGCGCGCGCTCGGCCTCCCCCTCTCTCCGGCAACCTTCTCGGCGGTTATCTCGTCCTACGGCCACTCCCGCCTCGCCGAGCAGGCCGTCGAGGTCTTCAATCGCCTTCCCCACTTCGGGTGCCCGCAGACCACCGAGGTCTACAACGCCCTTCTGGACGCGCTCTGCGCCAACGGCAACTTCGCCGGCGCCTACAAGCTGCTACGCCGCATGGCGCGCAAGGGCGTGGCCCCCGACCGCGCCACGTTCAGCACGCTCGTCGACGCCTGGTGCGCGTCGGGGAAGCTCCGGGAGGCGCAGGCGTTCCTCGACGACATGTCGTCCCGCGGGTTCCGGCCGCCGGTGCGCGGTCGGGACCTCCTCGTCGACGGGCTCGTCCGAGCTGGGCGCCTGGAGGAAGCCAAGGCATTCGCCCTCCGCATCACCAAGGAGGGCGTCCTCCCCGACGTGGCCACATTCAACTCGCTCGCCCAGGCGCTTTGCGATGCAGGTGATGTGGAATTCGCCGTGGGTCTTCTTGCCGATGCTTCCAGTCGTGGCATGTGCCCAGATATCTCAACTTACAAAGTGATGCTACCGGCGGTGGCCAAGGCTGGCCGAATTGAGGAGGCATTCAGATTGTTCTATGCAGCTATTGAGGATGGCCACCGGCCCTTCCCAAGTCTATATGCGGCGATCGTCAAGGCGCTCTGCAAGGCAGGTCGTTTCGCTGATGCTTTCGCCTTTTTTGGTGATATGAAGTCCAAGGGGCACCCACCTAATCGGCCTGTgtatgtgatgcttgtcaaaatgTGTGTGAGGGGTGGTCGGTTCTTGGATGCTGCAAACTACCTTCTTGAGATGAATGAGGCTGGGTTCGCGCCACGGGCGCCAACCTTTAACGTTGTAGTTGATGGGCTGCGGCATCTTGGGAAACATGACCTAGCCCGGAGGATGGAGCAGCTTGAGATGTCACTAAAAGGAAACTGAATGGATCCGGAAGTAGATGCATTCTGGTGGGGCGCTGCGAATTGCTTGGTAATGTTTCTGAATTTCCAGGCAGGGCTCCTATCTTCTAATTGTATTTCATGACATAGGCCGCCAGTGCTATGCTGTTGGACTGTGACTGATATGCTTGGCAAGTGATTTACTTGTTTTCGGTAGGAAGAATCAATGAATAAGGCCATCAGATAGCCTCAACTAATGTGCTCAAAATTGTGCAGTGTTGGTTCACAAGAAAAGTAGTGGTGGAGTAGGCACTAAGTTCAGAGGAAGGTAAGTTTTGTGGTTGCATGGATAAGATTATTGAAATATCCATGATCCATTGGTGTTTGACCAGGTGTTTTCACTGTTCAATTTAGAACCAACTCTGCGCTCCATGATAGTTCAGTATAAAGATTGGACCCATGCTACCTTGTATGATCTAAAAGTGTATTGTTGAGATGTCACTAGAAGGAAACTGAATGAACCAGGAATTAGATGCCGTCTAGTGGGGTGCTGTGAATTGCATGGTAAAGGTTCTGAATTTTCAGGTAGGATTCCTGTCTTCTGATTGTATTCTGTGACATAAAACAATGTTATGCTGTTGGACTGTTGGATATGCTGGTCAAGTGATTTATTTGTTTTGGGTAGGAAAGATCAGTGAATAAGATCATTGGATAGCCTCAACTAATGTGGTCAAATTTGTATAGACGAGTATAGTGAAGGTTAACAAGAAGAGTAGTGGTGGAATATGCAGTAAGTTGAGAGGAATTTAAGTTTTGTGGTTGCATAGATTAGATTATTGAAATATCCACTGCCCCATCAGTGTTTGACTAGGTGGACCAGGTGCTTTCACTGTTGAATTTAGAACCAACTCTGTGATCCATGAGAATTCATGTAGAATAAAGATTGGAGCCATGCTACCTTGTACGATTTGAAATTGTGTTGTAGAGATAGGGCTGACTACAGATAGTGTTTGCTAACCTCAAGGCAAAATCACTTACCATTGAAAGGTTGAGGTACCTGTGTTGTCTTCTGGACAGAAGAACAACACTGTCTGGAATAAGTATGAGTCTTAATGAGGGGAGATTTCAAATTTTTGAGATTGACAGTGCTCCGCCTTTTTGTAGAATGCACATTTGCGAAGACAAAGTGATACTGAAAATGGTTAGCTGTTTGAAGTGTTCAAATCAGTTTATGGTCGAAGTGTTTCGTTGGCCATGCACAACCGTGCATCAGTTTTAAGATAGTTTGGTAGTAATTGCAATTGATTCATACATGTCCTGCACCACAGCACCGACACTCTTCTTTAAGGATGAACATGTGAGAATGGCCCCAGTGAATCAGCATACTGCATGAAATGATTGTTACTCGTCCTTTGTAATGACTATGATGAAGGTTCTTCTGTTTCTGCATAGCTGCTGGTTGTTGCTTTATGtcttttccttccttttttttTTGCGCAGTGTTTCAACTTTACTTTGCCCTTCGTGAGCATCAGATACTCGATTGGCATGCAGAATTGGACTAGCCTTACAGTGTCCTAATACCTTCTACAAGGAACCATCCGGGTGCACCCAACGAGATCAAAGCTGAATGAACCTATGTTGTTACATCATGTGGCCAGAATAGCcgggcatgcggtggctcgacgttCACAAGCTGATTACAGGCTATTGTATCTCCTGAACATACT
Protein-coding regions in this window:
- the LOC123169985 gene encoding pentatricopeptide repeat-containing protein At5g18390, mitochondrial, producing the protein MSSSVSAAVLRRLGDRLGLRRLATLPDYAAGAEELPQHPTSKDAYFAAVNHLSTIVRRDFYLERTLNRLRLPSPFPPDLALRVIRAAAPSEPLHAARFLAWLRAKPNFSPSADHFDALLLPLARARLFTHLWTQASDMRALGLPLSPATFSAVISSYGHSRLAEQAVEVFNRLPHFGCPQTTEVYNALLDALCANGNFAGAYKLLRRMARKGVAPDRATFSTLVDAWCASGKLREAQAFLDDMSSRGFRPPVRGRDLLVDGLVRAGRLEEAKAFALRITKEGVLPDVATFNSLAQALCDAGDVEFAVGLLADASSRGMCPDISTYKVMLPAVAKAGRIEEAFRLFYAAIEDGHRPFPSLYAAIVKALCKAGRFADAFAFFGDMKSKGHPPNRPVYVMLVKMCVRGGRFLDAANYLLEMNEAGFAPRAPTFNVVVDGLRHLGKHDLARRMEQLEMSLKGN